A portion of the Acidobacteriaceae bacterium genome contains these proteins:
- the thiC gene encoding phosphomethylpyrimidine synthase ThiC — protein MSTNGNGHVHVNGNDYVVPQPRKEWIVNRKAEAARTGDWNMSQMHFARKGLITEEMNYVAHKEKISAELIRSEIAKGTMIIPANINHVELEPMAIGVESLCKINANIGNSALVSNVDEELRKLHTAVHFGADTVMDLSTGGDIPMIREAILRHSPVPIGTVPLYEALSRVKRVEDLNIDLYLEVIEEQAQQGVDYFTIHAGVLIQYVPLVSKRITGIVSRGGAILAQWMTSNHKQNFLYENFDRITKIMAKYDVSYSLGDGLRPGSVADASDEAQFAELKTLGELTRQAWKDDVQVMIEGPGHVPMDKIKEQVDKEVELCDGAPFYVLGPLVTDIAPGYDHITSAIGAAMIGWHGAAMLCYVTPKEHLGLPNEKDVKDGIIAYKIAAHAADIARHRPGARDRDDAISHARYTFDWDAQFALSLDPDTARGMHDETLPDDYYKEAAFCSMCGPKFCSMNWSSKVDKYNEEVHGLKKPELTQIMNAQLAAR, from the coding sequence ATGAGCACAAATGGCAATGGGCACGTACACGTGAACGGAAACGACTACGTCGTTCCGCAGCCGCGTAAGGAATGGATCGTCAACCGCAAGGCCGAAGCGGCTCGGACCGGCGATTGGAACATGAGCCAGATGCACTTCGCGCGCAAGGGCCTGATCACCGAAGAAATGAACTACGTCGCTCACAAGGAGAAGATCTCCGCGGAGCTGATTCGTTCGGAGATCGCCAAGGGCACGATGATCATCCCGGCGAACATCAACCACGTTGAGCTGGAGCCGATGGCGATTGGTGTCGAGTCGCTCTGCAAGATCAATGCGAACATCGGCAACTCGGCGCTGGTGTCGAACGTGGACGAAGAGCTGCGCAAGCTGCACACTGCGGTCCACTTCGGCGCTGATACCGTCATGGATCTCTCCACCGGCGGCGACATCCCGATGATCCGCGAAGCGATCCTGCGCCACTCGCCTGTGCCGATCGGCACGGTGCCGTTGTATGAGGCGCTCTCGCGTGTGAAGCGCGTGGAAGACCTCAACATCGACCTGTACCTCGAAGTGATCGAGGAGCAGGCGCAGCAGGGTGTGGACTACTTCACCATCCACGCTGGCGTGCTGATTCAGTACGTGCCGTTGGTGTCCAAGCGCATCACCGGTATCGTCAGCCGTGGCGGCGCCATCCTGGCGCAGTGGATGACTTCGAACCACAAGCAGAACTTCCTGTACGAGAACTTCGACCGCATTACGAAGATCATGGCGAAGTACGACGTCAGCTACTCGCTCGGCGACGGCCTCCGTCCCGGCTCTGTGGCCGATGCTTCTGACGAAGCGCAGTTTGCTGAGCTGAAGACGCTCGGCGAACTCACCCGCCAGGCGTGGAAGGACGATGTGCAGGTCATGATCGAAGGCCCCGGCCACGTGCCGATGGACAAGATCAAGGAGCAGGTCGACAAGGAAGTCGAGCTCTGCGACGGTGCACCGTTCTACGTTCTTGGCCCGCTGGTCACGGACATCGCTCCGGGCTACGACCACATCACCTCGGCGATCGGCGCGGCGATGATCGGCTGGCACGGCGCGGCGATGCTCTGCTACGTCACTCCGAAGGAGCACCTCGGCCTGCCGAACGAGAAGGACGTGAAGGACGGCATCATCGCGTACAAGATCGCTGCGCACGCGGCGGACATTGCACGCCATCGTCCTGGCGCTCGCGACCGCGACGACGCCATCTCGCACGCACGTTATACCTTCGATTGGGACGCACAGTTTGCGCTCTCGCTCGATCCGGATACGGCGCGCGGTATGCACGATGAGACGCTGCCGGATGACTACTACAAGGAAGCGGCGTTCTGCTCCATGTGTGGCCCGAAGTTCTGCTCGATGAACTGGTCGTCGAAGGTCGACAAGTACAACGAAGAAGTTCATGGTTTGAAGAAGCCGGAGCTTACGCAGATCATGAACGCGCAGTTGGCCGCTCGCTAA